In Nicotiana tabacum cultivar K326 chromosome 11, ASM71507v2, whole genome shotgun sequence, a single window of DNA contains:
- the LOC107787253 gene encoding protein trichome birefringence-like 33 has product MESPPNSSPFSSSILRKVRLSPFLLILLPFIVLVVILYREEFTSSIFVQLDFRVSNQQQNSTSRIKKSKQKLPFAIGETEEGCDIFSGKWVWDEKKPLYEESECPYITAQLTCQANGRPDKDYQHWRWQPHGCSLPSFNATLLLQTLRGKRMLFVGDSLNRGQHHSLICLVNGLIPENDKSMETVGNFDVFTIKDYNATIEFYWAPFLLESNADDAVKHRIYKRIVRNGSIDVHGKYWKGADIIVFNTYLWWRSGYRFNISEGSFDDIKNIVEVSTEDAYRMAMKSILRWIKENMDPKKTRVFFTGMSPSHEKSTEWGGEPNKNCFNETKMIEDPNYWGSDSRKSIMQVIGEEFGKSKVPISFLNITQLSNYRRDAHTSIYKKQWNPLTPEQLANPFSYADCFHWCLPGLPDTWNELLFAKLLYP; this is encoded by the exons ATGGAGTCACCTCCAAAttcttctcctttttcctctTCTATTCTCAGAAAAGTTCGTCTTTCTCCTTTTTTGTTAATATTACTACCCTTCATTGTTCTTGTCGTTATTCTGTACAGAGAAGAATTCACGAGCAGTATTTTTGTTCAGCTTGACTTTAGAGTttccaaccaacaacaaaatTCTACCTCAAGAATAA AGAAGAGCAAacaaaaattaccatttgcaatAGGAGAGACAGAGGAAGGATGTGATATTTTCAGTGGGAAATGGGTTTGGGACGAGAAAAAGCCTTTGTATGAAGAATCAGAGTGTCCGTACATAACAGCACAGTTGACTTGTCAAGCAAATGGCAGACCAGATAAAGACTATCAACATTGGAGATGGCAACCTCATGGTTGCTCTCTCCCGag TTTCAACGCGACATTGTTGCTGCAAACACTTCGGGGGAAGAGGATGTTGTTCGTAGGCGATTCCTTAAACAGAGGACAACATCATTCTTTGATTTGTCTTGTCAATGGACTCATTCCTGAGAATGATAAATCCATGGAAACTGTTGGTAATTTCGATGTTTTTACCATTAAG GATTATAATGCAACAATTGAGTTCTACTGGGCACCATTTCTGTTGGAATCAAATGCTGATGATGCAGTTAAACATAGAATCTATAAGAGAATTGTTCGAAATGGTTCAATAGATGTACATGGAAAATATTGGAAAGGGGCTGATATAATTGTGTTCAATACTTACCTTTGGTGGAGGAGTGGCTATCGTTTTAATATTTC GGAAGGGTCTTTTGATGACATAAAAAATATAGTGGAGGTATCCACAGAGGATGCATATCGCATGGCAATGAAGAGTATATTGAGATGGATTAAAGAGAATATGGATCCTAAGAAAACCCGAGTCTTTTTCACTGGCATGTCACCTTCTCATGAAAA GAGCACAGAATGGGGAGGTGAACCAAACAAGAACTGTTTTAACGAAACAAAAATGATAGAGGATCCAAATTACTGGGGATCAGATAGTAGAAAAAGCATAATGCAAGTGATTGGTGAAGAATTTGGCAAATCCAAAGTGCCGATCTCATTTCTCAACATCACACAACTCTCAAATTACAGAAGAGACGCACACACATCAATTTACAAGAAGCAATGGAATCCATTAACACCAGAGCAACTAGCAAACCCTTTCAGCTATGCTGATTGTTTCCATTGGTGCTTGCCTGGACTTCCAGATACTTGGAATGAGCTTTTATTCGCCAAGCTTTTATATCCTTGA